CGGGGTGAGGCGGAATGAGCACGCATCCGGCGATGCTGCTGACCACCGCCGTGGTGCTGACGGCCACGGCGATCGTGCTGGGTGGCTGGGGCAACCGGGTCAGTTACCGGCCCCGCCACGCCGGCGGCAGCGGCCCCGCCGCCAGACGGCTGGCCGCCCTGCGGCTGGAGCACTATTTCCGGGACGAACGCCCCACCACCGAGCTGATCGGCTGGCCGCTGTGCGACCCGGACGAACACCCGCACCTGTTCCCGCTCGACCCACCGGCCCCGGTGCTCCCGAACCCGATTCCGGCGCAACCAGCAGCACCGCTTCCCACCGTGACGACCAGCCCCACGGCACCAGACGCCGCGACCGATCCGGGCGGGACAGAGCACCCCGAACTGGCACTCCTGCGCCGCGTCCTCGACGGCCTGCACCGCCTCTAGCCACCAACTACCCGCCAGCTTCCGTCCCCACGATCCATCTCCCCACCCAGACGGCCCGGAACCGTGTACTCGGCCAACCCTCGACAACCGCCGAGACACACCCCGGGCCATCGGTGGCGGGGCGACAATTTCCCACGAAATCGCCGCGCACCTCCCCACGCAGCGGCGACGATTTCCCACGAAATGTACGCACCGCCACCACCAAAAACCCCGCCCGGCCGGGCCTCCCTCCCCGCCCCCACCCGGCCGGGCGGGGACCCCCATATGGCAATCCACAATGGTGGGAACCGCTACCTGAATCATCGACAATCCAGCCTCCGGAGCGGTCCGCCCGGAGCTGTGGTGTCCGAAGAGGAGTAACCACGTGGTTCTCACAACGCCGTCACGCCGCTAGAATCCCAGCGCAGTGAGTACAGGCCCCGCGCACGCGGGGATAGACCACGTCGTTGCCGAGTAGAGCTGTGGACTGACGAGTAGGCCCCGCGTACGCGGGGAGGAACTGCGGACTCACGCGGCTATCGGCGGGCGGGTAGTGCTCATCCCCTAGAACAGCGAGTGCTACCCGGCGATGCCTCGGGTTACAGTGCGCTGCGCGTACCTAGGG
This portion of the Actinopolyspora lacussalsi genome encodes:
- a CDS encoding hypothetical protein (product_source=Hypo-rule applied; transmembrane_helix_parts=Outside_1_3,TMhelix_4_26,Inside_27_137), whose product is MSTHPAMLLTTAVVLTATAIVLGGWGNRVSYRPRHAGGSGPAARRLAALRLEHYFRDERPTTELIGWPLCDPDEHPHLFPLDPPAPVLPNPIPAQPAAPLPTVTTSPTAPDAATDPGGTEHPELALLRRVLDGLHRL